One window from the genome of Candidatus Chlorohelix allophototropha encodes:
- a CDS encoding alpha-ketoacid dehydrogenase subunit beta, giving the protein MTTLTYRQVLHDTLAQEMTRDERVFLMGEEIGVFEGSYKVTKGLLEQFGAKRVKDTPIAEEGFVGAAVGAAMLGLRPVVELMTINFSIVALDMILNHAAKIYYMFGGQTPVPMVIRTPGGGGQQLAATHSQNLEVFFSHIPGLKVVAPATPYDARGLLRSAIRDDDPVLFLENLGVYDVKGEVPDEDFDNDYTIPIGVADIKRNGTDVTLITYSRMVHTALEVAEQLQHEGISCEVVDLRSLRPLDMPTILQSVRKTNRAVIFEHDWRSYGIGAEIAAAIQEEAFDYLDAPVLRVAAAEVPLPYSKPMELAAMPSGEQLVSAIRKTVSKRW; this is encoded by the coding sequence GTGACAACCTTAACTTATCGTCAGGTTTTGCATGATACACTGGCGCAGGAAATGACGCGGGATGAGCGGGTTTTCTTGATGGGCGAGGAAATCGGCGTTTTTGAAGGCTCTTATAAAGTTACTAAAGGGCTGCTAGAACAATTCGGGGCGAAGCGCGTTAAAGATACACCCATTGCAGAAGAAGGCTTTGTTGGCGCGGCAGTAGGGGCGGCTATGTTAGGTTTGCGCCCGGTAGTTGAGCTTATGACCATCAATTTTTCGATTGTTGCGCTCGATATGATCTTGAATCATGCCGCCAAAATATATTACATGTTCGGTGGGCAAACGCCTGTACCGATGGTAATTCGCACTCCGGGTGGGGGCGGGCAGCAACTTGCCGCGACCCATTCGCAAAACCTTGAGGTCTTTTTTTCTCATATTCCCGGCTTAAAAGTGGTTGCGCCTGCCACTCCTTATGATGCGCGTGGTTTGTTGCGTTCTGCTATCCGTGATGATGACCCGGTGCTTTTCCTTGAAAACTTGGGGGTTTACGATGTCAAGGGTGAAGTGCCGGACGAGGATTTTGATAATGATTACACCATCCCAATTGGGGTTGCCGATATCAAACGCAATGGCACGGACGTTACGCTAATCACTTACTCGCGGATGGTGCATACGGCGTTGGAAGTTGCAGAACAGCTGCAGCATGAGGGTATCAGTTGCGAGGTGGTGGATTTGCGCTCGTTGCGTCCGCTGGATATGCCAACTATCTTACAATCGGTTAGGAAGACCAATCGAGCGGTTATTTTTGAACACGATTGGCGTTCCTACGGTATCGGGGCTGAAATTGCGGCGGCTATTCAGGAAGAGGCTTTTGACTATCTAGATGCTCCGGTGTTGCGCGTTGCGGCGGCGGAAGTGCCGTTGCCCTATTCCAAGCCGATGGAATTGGCAGCGATGCCCAGTGGTGAGCAATTGGTTAGCGCAATCCGCAAGACGGTTTCCAAACGCTGGTAA
- a CDS encoding site-2 protease family protein: MGKGIKIMKIGGIRIEVDVSWFFLLGFFVLIIADSSVLQESNLNGGLIFLTALAITLIFFAGLLLHELAHTWVARLRGLEVDNIRLFFLGGVSNIKSEPRTPFEEFIITIVGPLTSALLGGLFLLVNLAVGAQAGVFYWATGYLAFINLIIAAFNMIPAFPLDGGHVLKSVIWAITKDNFKAMRSASLVGQGFGFISLAGGVFIALNGDIFDGILLAFFGWYLISAARRSYLQALGEKYLKNVAVEQVMSRPFAVIQPEAPINQLVFEFFMRGFKVVPVVENGYLLGLVTNNEISKIPKADWVNRRVMDVMKRRGSLEVAQLEDNLEETIKKLLLNGQPAMPVLNAERLFVGLLNPEDVGRYLRMRIQYGDKLPTSQPGGWNYPQPPQNNQPQNPYSGYLNEHGPQG, translated from the coding sequence ATGGGTAAAGGCATCAAGATAATGAAAATCGGTGGCATCCGAATAGAAGTGGATGTTAGCTGGTTTTTTCTTTTAGGATTTTTCGTATTAATTATTGCGGATTCTTCGGTATTACAGGAGTCGAATTTAAACGGCGGGCTAATCTTTTTGACCGCATTGGCAATTACCCTCATATTCTTTGCCGGGTTGCTGCTACACGAGCTGGCGCATACGTGGGTCGCCCGCTTACGAGGTTTAGAAGTTGATAATATCAGGCTCTTTTTCCTCGGTGGAGTTAGCAATATTAAAAGTGAACCGCGTACTCCTTTTGAAGAATTTATTATCACTATAGTTGGACCGTTGACCAGCGCGTTATTGGGCGGTTTATTCTTGCTAGTTAATCTTGCAGTGGGAGCCCAAGCCGGAGTATTTTATTGGGCTACAGGTTATCTGGCATTTATCAACCTGATAATTGCAGCTTTTAATATGATTCCTGCCTTCCCGCTCGATGGTGGGCACGTCCTCAAATCGGTAATCTGGGCAATTACCAAAGACAATTTCAAAGCTATGCGTAGCGCAAGCCTGGTTGGACAGGGTTTTGGTTTCATCTCTTTAGCCGGAGGCGTATTCATAGCATTGAACGGCGACATTTTTGATGGAATCTTACTGGCATTTTTCGGTTGGTATCTGATAAGCGCGGCGAGGCGGAGCTATTTACAGGCATTAGGCGAAAAATATCTGAAAAATGTAGCAGTTGAGCAAGTAATGTCCCGACCTTTCGCGGTTATTCAGCCCGAAGCTCCCATAAATCAATTGGTATTTGAATTTTTTATGAGGGGCTTTAAAGTTGTGCCGGTTGTGGAAAACGGTTATTTGTTGGGTTTGGTAACTAACAATGAAATTAGCAAAATCCCTAAAGCAGATTGGGTAAATCGGCGGGTAATGGATGTGATGAAGCGACGCGGTTCTCTTGAAGTGGCACAATTGGAAGATAATCTTGAAGAAACCATCAAGAAATTGTTATTAAACGGGCAACCCGCTATGCCTGTGCTAAACGCAGAACGGCTTTTTGTGGGCTTATTAAACCCCGAAGATGTAGGACGCTATTTGCGAATGCGAATACAATATGGCGATAAGTTGCCGACAAGCCAACCGGGTGGGTGGAATTACCCGCAACCGCCCCAGAATAATCAGCCTCAAAATCCATATAGCGGCTATTTGAATGAGCATGGTCCACAAGGCTAA
- the pdhA gene encoding pyruvate dehydrogenase (acetyl-transferring) E1 component subunit alpha, with protein sequence MSSGVDGKTEEVKAAVRGNMEARASRAELLSYFRQMLMIRRFEEKTAEMYKKAKIGGYCHLNLGEEASIVGALSTLDSRDYIYTNYREHGYALARGMAPGAIMAELFGKEDGCSKGRGGSMHLFDNNLHFMGGYGIVGGQLPLATGAGFALTYKGEDGVVIAQMGDGATAIGAFHESLNLAKLWNLPVIFLVINNLYGMGTPVEKSSAVPELYRRARAYDMYAERVDGNDVLAVRDAMQRAVRLAREDKEPSLIELMSFRMKGHSVVDPDRYRTNEEKRYYAEHDPIQAYEEQLIAEGILTPEMIETTEAEIEREVESAVEFAEKSAFPKPEDLFQFMYATSVPNAVLEVKTY encoded by the coding sequence ATGAGTAGCGGAGTTGATGGTAAGACAGAAGAGGTAAAAGCGGCAGTGCGTGGCAATATGGAAGCACGCGCCTCCCGCGCTGAGTTGCTCAGCTATTTTCGGCAAATGCTTATGATTAGGCGGTTTGAAGAAAAAACTGCCGAAATGTATAAGAAAGCCAAAATAGGTGGGTATTGCCACTTGAACCTTGGCGAAGAAGCCTCAATTGTGGGGGCTTTGTCAACCCTCGACTCTCGTGATTATATTTACACCAACTATCGTGAACATGGTTACGCACTGGCGCGGGGGATGGCTCCGGGCGCGATAATGGCGGAACTTTTCGGTAAAGAGGATGGCTGTAGCAAAGGGCGCGGCGGTTCTATGCATCTGTTCGACAACAACCTTCACTTTATGGGTGGTTATGGCATCGTGGGCGGTCAATTACCGCTGGCTACCGGAGCAGGCTTTGCGCTTACCTACAAGGGCGAAGATGGAGTGGTAATTGCCCAGATGGGTGATGGCGCAACCGCAATCGGCGCATTTCACGAGTCGCTGAACCTTGCCAAGCTCTGGAACTTACCCGTGATTTTCTTGGTAATCAACAACTTGTATGGTATGGGCACGCCCGTTGAAAAATCATCTGCCGTTCCCGAATTGTACCGCCGCGCACGCGCTTATGATATGTACGCCGAAAGAGTAGATGGTAACGATGTGCTGGCAGTCCGTGATGCAATGCAACGGGCGGTTCGGCTTGCCCGTGAAGATAAAGAACCGAGCTTGATTGAACTGATGAGTTTTAGAATGAAGGGTCATTCGGTGGTTGACCCCGACCGTTACCGTACCAACGAAGAAAAACGTTACTATGCCGAGCATGACCCGATTCAGGCTTATGAAGAGCAGCTTATTGCTGAGGGAATTCTTACACCTGAAATGATCGAAACAACTGAAGCCGAGATTGAACGGGAAGTAGAAAGCGCGGTGGAATTTGCCGAGAAGAGCGCCTTTCCCAAACCTGAAGACTTATTCCAATTTATGTATGCGACTTCAGTGCCAAATGCAGTTTTGGAAGTAAAAACTTACTAG
- the lpdA gene encoding dihydrolipoyl dehydrogenase, producing MAEQNTDYDVVLIGSGPGGYIAAIRASQLGLKAAVVEREEGLGGICLNWGCIPSKTILRNAEVLNTINHAKDYGIKINGTVEADFTAGLERARGIIERQVKGVAFLMRKNKVEVVRGTGRLIDKNTVGVIAPDGSEQQLKAKHIIIATGSRVKLLPGMNPSLIDGESIITSKELWNIKKQPKSVIILGAGPIGVEFATVFNAYGTDVTVVEMLSRVVPLEDEEISSTLAREFKKKGIKVMTGQKVASVVKENGLVKVTAEAVEGGKQQVLEAELVVIGLGFSPSSDGLGLEELGVKVERGFIQVDEKMQTNVPGIYAIGDVTGKLALAHVASAMGVVAAENIAGHETVELDYLSMPRCTYTSPQIASIGLNEAQAKERGYEVKSGKFGFQPNGKAQALGEAVGFAKIITDAKTGEILGAHLIGPEVTELIAEFSLLRLLEGTVEELHRAVHPHPTLSEVLAEAGLAVEGLPLNA from the coding sequence ATGGCAGAGCAAAACACTGATTATGATGTAGTATTGATTGGAAGTGGTCCGGGCGGTTATATTGCTGCCATTCGCGCCTCGCAACTTGGGCTAAAAGCGGCGGTGGTAGAACGCGAAGAAGGCTTGGGCGGAATATGCCTTAATTGGGGTTGTATCCCCTCTAAAACCATTCTCCGAAATGCAGAAGTCCTTAATACTATCAACCACGCAAAAGATTACGGAATAAAAATAAACGGTACTGTTGAGGCTGATTTTACCGCAGGATTAGAGCGGGCGCGTGGTATCATCGAGCGTCAGGTTAAAGGGGTTGCTTTCCTGATGCGCAAGAACAAAGTTGAGGTTGTGCGCGGAACTGGCAGACTCATTGATAAAAACACAGTGGGGGTAATTGCGCCCGATGGCAGCGAGCAGCAACTAAAGGCAAAGCACATCATTATTGCTACTGGTTCACGGGTCAAATTGCTACCCGGTATGAACCCTTCCCTTATTGACGGAGAAAGCATCATTACCTCGAAAGAGCTTTGGAATATCAAGAAACAACCGAAATCGGTAATCATTCTCGGCGCGGGACCAATCGGGGTTGAGTTTGCTACTGTCTTTAACGCTTACGGCACTGATGTAACGGTGGTGGAAATGCTCTCGCGGGTGGTACCACTGGAAGATGAAGAAATAAGCAGCACTCTTGCCCGTGAGTTCAAGAAAAAGGGCATCAAGGTGATGACCGGGCAGAAGGTGGCTTCGGTGGTGAAAGAAAACGGGCTGGTTAAGGTAACAGCCGAAGCGGTAGAAGGTGGCAAGCAGCAGGTGCTTGAGGCTGAACTGGTGGTAATCGGGCTTGGCTTTTCGCCCAGTAGCGATGGGCTAGGGCTAGAAGAACTTGGAGTGAAGGTAGAGCGCGGTTTTATTCAGGTCGATGAAAAGATGCAAACCAATGTACCCGGCATCTACGCTATCGGGGATGTTACCGGGAAACTGGCGTTGGCGCATGTCGCTTCGGCGATGGGTGTAGTGGCGGCGGAAAACATCGCGGGACATGAAACGGTAGAATTGGATTACCTGAGCATGCCACGCTGCACCTATACTTCTCCCCAGATTGCCTCAATCGGTTTGAATGAGGCACAGGCTAAAGAGCGGGGCTACGAGGTTAAAAGTGGAAAGTTCGGTTTCCAGCCAAATGGAAAAGCGCAAGCGCTTGGGGAAGCGGTCGGGTTCGCCAAAATAATTACGGATGCCAAAACCGGAGAAATTCTTGGGGCGCATCTAATCGGACCTGAAGTGACCGAGTTAATTGCAGAATTTAGCCTTCTGCGCTTGCTAGAAGGCACAGTTGAAGAATTACATAGGGCAGTACACCCGCATCCAACTCTGTCTGAGGTACTGGCAGAGGCTGGCTTGGCGGTAGAGGGTTTACCCCTCAACGCATAA
- a CDS encoding c-type cytochrome, with protein sequence MVSKKGKLLRFSWLLLLVAFVLVACGDNGSSKTTATPEARNAPAVTTAAAATTAAQAAATTAAQAAATTAAQAATTSAATTAAATTAAAAGNATNGSQIFRRTCQVCHSNGGTATGADGQPNLAASTKTNDPAFIRQTVRDGRKGVITPGIDMPSFNSVNIRDAELEDIVAYIGSIKTAGYAAPTPTPMPTVVVPANTVAPTRPAPTPPNGSDGKVISSSASRGEVIFRNTCQRCHANGGRTRGDANQPNLSTNGNTWNPDFVRSFIYNGSPTPTLMPKFGPNLTPQELEDLVKYITTINTTQKPTTPIATP encoded by the coding sequence ATGGTTTCGAAAAAAGGAAAGCTGCTCCGCTTTTCATGGCTGTTGTTGCTTGTTGCGTTCGTGCTTGTTGCTTGTGGCGATAACGGCAGTTCTAAGACCACTGCAACACCGGAAGCCAGAAATGCTCCTGCAGTAACTACAGCTGCTGCTGCAACTACCGCGGCACAGGCAGCCGCTACCACTGCGGCACAAGCTGCTGCAACCACTGCGGCACAAGCTGCTACGACCTCCGCTGCAACCACTGCGGCTGCAACTACTGCGGCTGCCGCTGGTAATGCTACCAACGGTTCCCAGATTTTCAGAAGAACTTGCCAAGTTTGCCATTCCAATGGTGGTACTGCCACCGGCGCGGATGGACAGCCCAACCTTGCTGCCAGTACCAAGACTAATGACCCTGCCTTTATCCGCCAGACCGTTCGCGATGGTCGCAAAGGTGTTATTACTCCGGGTATCGATATGCCTTCGTTTAACTCCGTCAATATTCGTGACGCTGAGTTAGAGGATATTGTTGCCTATATTGGCTCTATCAAGACCGCAGGCTATGCTGCCCCGACCCCGACCCCGATGCCAACTGTGGTAGTGCCAGCTAATACTGTCGCTCCGACTCGCCCTGCGCCGACTCCGCCAAACGGCTCTGACGGTAAGGTCATCTCGAGCAGCGCTTCTAGAGGTGAAGTTATTTTCAGAAACACTTGCCAACGCTGCCATGCTAACGGCGGACGCACCCGCGGTGATGCTAATCAGCCCAACCTTTCTACCAATGGCAACACCTGGAATCCCGACTTTGTACGGAGCTTCATCTACAACGGCAGCCCGACTCCGACTTTAATGCCTAAGTTTGGCCCGAACCTGACTCCTCAAGAGTTGGAAGATCTGGTTAAATACATAACCACCATCAATACTACCCAGAAGCCGACTACTCCTATAGCTACACCGTAA
- a CDS encoding cytochrome c, with protein MHLKGKLLRLSWVLPLVVLVLVACGDNGTVKTTATPEVREAPKAATTAAATTAAQAASTTAAQVAATTTAAATHAATTPAAGAATTPAAGATTDTAAETTDVIWQPTVTPVAAPGDITRGSQIFRRTCQVCHAKGGTETGTYGQPNLAEQDVDRKDPSFVRQIIRSGKKGTITPGIDMPTWTPDLIRDNELEDLVAYVVSLQYAPAGYTAPTPTALPTILATPTAAPTRPAPTPPNGADGNPIVGSAIRGDVIFRNSCQRCHASGGRTLGPKNQPNHSLGANTWNPNYVRSFVYNGSPTWTLMPPFGPNLTPQELEDVVKYVTTINTTLKPATPTP; from the coding sequence ATGCATTTGAAGGGAAAGCTACTGCGCCTATCTTGGGTGTTGCCACTTGTTGTACTCGTTCTGGTTGCTTGTGGCGATAACGGCACCGTTAAGACTACTGCTACACCGGAAGTCAGAGAAGCTCCAAAGGCAGCAACTACAGCTGCTGCTACCACTGCTGCGCAGGCTGCTTCTACCACTGCCGCACAAGTTGCGGCTACTACCACCGCTGCTGCTACACACGCTGCGACTACACCCGCTGCTGGAGCCGCTACTACGCCCGCAGCCGGCGCAACTACCGATACCGCTGCTGAGACTACTGACGTTATTTGGCAGCCTACTGTTACACCTGTTGCGGCACCGGGAGATATTACGAGAGGTTCCCAAATTTTCAGAAGAACTTGCCAAGTTTGCCACGCTAAAGGCGGAACCGAAACCGGCACTTATGGGCAACCTAACCTTGCTGAACAAGATGTTGATCGGAAAGATCCTTCGTTTGTCCGCCAAATCATTCGCAGTGGTAAGAAAGGCACGATAACTCCGGGTATTGATATGCCCACTTGGACCCCGGATCTTATTCGCGACAACGAGCTTGAAGACCTTGTAGCGTATGTGGTATCTCTCCAGTACGCACCTGCCGGATATACTGCTCCAACACCGACAGCGCTGCCAACTATCTTAGCTACTCCAACCGCTGCACCTACCCGCCCTGCGCCGACTCCGCCAAACGGCGCTGACGGTAATCCTATCGTTGGTAGCGCTATCAGAGGGGATGTCATTTTTAGGAACTCTTGCCAGCGTTGCCATGCTAGTGGTGGTCGCACTCTCGGTCCCAAGAATCAACCTAACCACTCGCTGGGTGCAAATACTTGGAATCCAAACTATGTACGCAGCTTTGTGTACAACGGCAGTCCTACATGGACATTAATGCCTCCGTTTGGCCCGAACCTGACTCCTCAAGAGCTTGAAGATGTGGTTAAGTACGTAACCACGATCAATACTACTCTGAAGCCTGCTACCCCTACCCCTTAG
- the recJ gene encoding single-stranded-DNA-specific exonuclease RecJ: protein MSQADIPESGDPSSTLKGRRERIWVMPNPIPSEFLDRVSESGYGALIAQLLYNRNLRTPEAIEYFFNADYSRLADPYLIKDMDRAVKRIQQALSAHETLAIYGDFDADGVTACSLLVQYFRSLGVEVIPRIPHRVDEGYGLNPPALTRLHEQGVTLVITVDCGVSNVAEVAFASGLGMDIIVTDHHRPPDPLPQAYAILNVRQEGCQYPYKGVAGVGMAFHLVRALSKAGIKGNGLKPSDLLDLVALGTVADISPLNGENRVLVASGLRALNRTSRPGIIALIDAAGLKQGELEASSIGFGLAPRINAAGRVDDAILAYQLLLTDSLSEARELANQLNSKNRERQDMLSTVLEEARYQVAEKRLAEKNKLMLLSGTNWQAGIVGLVAGRLCEEYSRPVVVVERSGEHCKGSARSIYAFNIIEALSECSDLLERFGGHRQAAGFTVAASNLAELESRLYKIADRMTDSDLQPRLLVDAIIEPDQIMSAYTESRLLAPFGSENLQPLYACTGLKVREARPVGIDGSHLRLKLFNPHNMKTLEGIAFRAGWRAVDMKPGKLIDVAFNLDQNMWHGQKRLEVYIKDMRFSA, encoded by the coding sequence ATGTCGCAAGCGGATATTCCTGAATCTGGCGATCCTTCATCTACCCTAAAGGGCAGACGTGAGCGCATCTGGGTTATGCCCAATCCGATTCCGAGCGAATTTCTTGATAGAGTCTCCGAATCAGGATATGGCGCGCTCATCGCCCAACTCTTATATAACCGCAATCTTCGCACCCCCGAAGCGATTGAATATTTTTTCAATGCCGACTATTCCCGTTTAGCTGACCCTTACCTGATAAAAGATATGGATAGGGCAGTAAAGCGCATCCAACAGGCGCTATCTGCCCATGAAACTCTCGCTATTTACGGAGATTTCGACGCAGACGGTGTAACTGCCTGTAGCCTTTTGGTGCAATATTTCAGGTCGTTGGGAGTTGAAGTTATACCGCGTATTCCGCACCGGGTTGATGAGGGTTACGGTTTGAATCCGCCTGCCCTTACCCGTTTGCACGAACAGGGTGTTACCCTTGTTATTACGGTAGATTGCGGCGTTAGCAATGTGGCAGAGGTTGCGTTTGCCAGTGGACTCGGCATGGATATTATTGTAACAGACCACCACCGCCCCCCCGACCCATTACCGCAAGCCTATGCCATTCTCAATGTCAGGCAGGAAGGTTGCCAGTACCCTTATAAGGGGGTAGCGGGTGTAGGAATGGCTTTCCATTTGGTTAGGGCATTAAGTAAAGCTGGTATCAAAGGTAATGGGCTAAAGCCGAGCGACCTGCTTGATTTGGTCGCGCTTGGCACTGTGGCGGATATATCTCCACTAAACGGTGAAAACAGAGTGTTGGTTGCTAGCGGTTTGAGGGCTTTAAACCGCACCTCTCGCCCAGGTATTATTGCGTTGATTGATGCCGCAGGCTTAAAGCAAGGAGAACTTGAAGCGAGTTCCATTGGATTTGGGCTAGCTCCTCGTATAAACGCTGCCGGACGGGTGGATGATGCGATTCTGGCGTATCAGTTACTTCTAACCGACTCGTTATCGGAAGCCCGCGAACTGGCTAACCAGCTAAATTCCAAAAACCGTGAGCGTCAGGATATGCTAAGTACCGTACTGGAGGAAGCACGTTATCAGGTAGCGGAGAAAAGGCTGGCTGAGAAAAATAAACTGATGCTGCTCAGTGGTACTAACTGGCAAGCCGGAATCGTGGGGTTGGTAGCCGGTCGTCTTTGTGAGGAATATTCTCGCCCGGTAGTGGTGGTCGAGCGTAGCGGTGAGCATTGTAAGGGGTCGGCGCGAAGCATCTACGCTTTTAATATAATTGAGGCTCTAAGCGAGTGTAGCGATTTGCTCGAACGCTTCGGCGGGCATCGTCAGGCTGCCGGGTTCACGGTAGCAGCTTCAAACTTAGCCGAGTTGGAAAGTCGCTTATATAAAATTGCCGACAGAATGACCGACTCTGACTTGCAACCGCGCTTGCTGGTGGATGCAATCATTGAACCTGACCAAATTATGTCTGCCTATACTGAGAGTCGCTTATTAGCGCCGTTTGGAAGCGAAAACTTGCAACCGCTCTATGCCTGTACCGGACTGAAGGTGCGGGAGGCACGCCCAGTGGGTATTGATGGTTCACACTTGCGTTTGAAATTGTTCAATCCGCATAACATGAAAACGCTTGAGGGCATTGCTTTTCGGGCGGGTTGGCGTGCGGTGGACATGAAACCGGGAAAACTCATCGATGTTGCGTTCAATTTAGATCAAAATATGTGGCATGGGCAGAAACGGCTTGAAGTATATATAAAAGATATGCGATTCTCTGCCTAA
- a CDS encoding dihydrolipoamide acetyltransferase family protein produces the protein MVDVIMPRLSDTMKEGAIATWHKKPGDEIKKGDVLADIETDKATMDLEAFDNGVLEQILVQPGETVLIGTVVATIRKAGETASATPRVAVAPTTIPEPAVAAVSAAVQAAATQVQVASTPVGAASSGRVKASPLARNLASTYQLDLHAIAGSGPGGRILRDDVEGAHHKGNGYAIAAPETSVVAVNAAVQSVVTQVQAIASTPSGDEVEIITPTMMQTTVARRLTESKQQVPHFYVSTEVDMTEAVKLREQLNSKLGEGGVKISFNDLVVKASAIALERIPEANTWYKDGKFYRNKRVNVGFAVDVPNGLVVPVIRDANIKGVRSLAKEAKALIEKARSGKLRPEDYQGGTFSISNLGMFNVTQFQAVINPPESAILAVGAIIEKPVVVNHEIAVRHRMSLTLSADHRVLYGATVARFLGQLQTLLENPFELLG, from the coding sequence ATGGTTGATGTAATAATGCCGCGCTTGAGCGATACCATGAAAGAAGGGGCTATCGCCACTTGGCATAAAAAACCGGGCGATGAAATAAAAAAGGGTGATGTGCTGGCAGATATCGAAACCGATAAAGCTACTATGGACTTGGAAGCCTTTGATAATGGCGTGCTGGAACAAATCTTGGTGCAACCCGGCGAAACTGTACTAATTGGTACAGTTGTAGCCACGATTCGCAAAGCTGGCGAAACTGCTTCGGCTACTCCGCGTGTGGCTGTTGCCCCCACAACTATTCCAGAACCAGCGGTGGCGGCAGTAAGTGCAGCGGTGCAAGCGGCAGCAACTCAGGTTCAGGTAGCCTCAACCCCCGTTGGTGCTGCTAGTTCGGGCAGAGTCAAGGCTTCTCCGCTGGCGCGAAACCTCGCCTCCACCTATCAGCTTGATTTGCATGCGATTGCCGGGAGTGGTCCCGGTGGTCGAATCCTGCGCGATGATGTAGAAGGGGCGCACCACAAAGGTAATGGTTATGCTATAGCTGCCCCCGAAACGTCGGTTGTGGCAGTTAATGCAGCGGTGCAATCAGTCGTTACACAGGTTCAGGCAATTGCTTCTACTCCAAGTGGCGATGAGGTAGAGATTATTACTCCTACTATGATGCAAACCACTGTAGCGCGCCGACTTACCGAGTCTAAGCAACAAGTACCGCACTTCTACGTCTCTACCGAAGTAGATATGACCGAAGCGGTAAAGCTACGCGAGCAATTGAACTCGAAGTTAGGCGAGGGTGGAGTCAAAATCAGCTTTAACGACCTAGTTGTGAAAGCATCTGCTATAGCCTTGGAACGGATACCCGAAGCAAATACATGGTACAAGGACGGCAAATTTTATCGCAATAAGCGGGTAAACGTTGGTTTCGCGGTGGATGTTCCTAATGGTTTGGTGGTACCCGTGATTCGTGACGCTAATATCAAAGGGGTGCGAAGCTTGGCAAAAGAAGCCAAAGCTTTGATTGAAAAAGCCCGTAGTGGGAAACTACGCCCCGAAGATTATCAAGGCGGTACTTTCTCAATCTCGAACCTCGGCATGTTCAATGTGACGCAATTCCAAGCGGTCATCAATCCGCCCGAAAGCGCAATTCTGGCAGTCGGCGCGATTATCGAGAAACCGGTAGTGGTAAATCATGAAATAGCGGTGCGTCATCGCATGAGCCTGACGCTCTCCGCCGACCATCGCGTGCTGTACGGCGCAACGGTGGCGCGCTTTTTGGGACAACTCCAAACCTTGCTGGAGAACCCTTTTGAGTTATTAGGATAA
- a CDS encoding Yip1 family protein has product MNKVLDEFRNGTPEVLCPECRELNPIDDEKCFNCETELLKPVSLWHNFVDVIIRPLVAMRRIAATIPYWQGAFLYFLLIALVALSQVVSLLSYGQNVLDNKIQLSRYQVVQVLDDRNGEVPLSTDQRNALTNPSDATLKLTDAQNAELNDVDDQRIRLTDKQFLYLRDNTDSNLKLNDKQIELNTPQPDQIPNIDSSFIGSFLINAIIRVAFTAVFAMALSVVARLFYKEESRTNFKSLFAIATFAQVNLLILGLLYLIPIGIPNLLSILHDPGFSRGDVNIYVILIQFAPLFYQLFLLITGVHFSMKLNWNRSALVVLIPALLLKVFLQVPF; this is encoded by the coding sequence ATGAATAAGGTATTAGATGAATTCAGAAATGGTACACCTGAGGTACTATGCCCTGAATGTCGTGAGCTTAACCCGATAGATGATGAAAAGTGCTTTAATTGTGAGACTGAACTGCTAAAACCTGTGTCTCTCTGGCACAACTTTGTAGATGTAATTATTCGACCGCTGGTGGCAATGCGGCGTATTGCTGCTACAATCCCTTACTGGCAAGGCGCGTTTTTATATTTCCTGTTAATAGCGCTTGTAGCTTTGTCGCAGGTTGTTAGCCTTTTGAGTTATGGACAAAATGTGCTGGACAATAAAATCCAGTTGAGCCGCTATCAAGTGGTTCAGGTACTGGATGACCGAAATGGTGAAGTGCCACTTAGCACAGATCAGCGAAATGCGCTGACTAATCCTTCAGATGCAACCTTAAAACTAACCGATGCCCAGAATGCAGAACTGAATGATGTTGATGACCAGCGCATACGCTTAACCGACAAGCAATTTCTCTATCTGCGAGATAACACCGATTCCAACTTAAAACTCAATGACAAGCAGATCGAGTTAAACACCCCTCAACCTGATCAAATTCCAAATATTGATTCCAGTTTTATCGGTTCCTTCCTGATTAATGCGATAATTCGGGTTGCTTTCACGGCGGTTTTTGCAATGGCGCTTTCGGTAGTAGCACGTCTCTTTTACAAAGAAGAGTCCCGCACTAACTTCAAGAGCCTATTCGCTATTGCAACCTTCGCACAGGTCAACCTGTTAATATTGGGGCTTCTATATTTAATTCCTATTGGGATACCTAACCTGCTTTCAATTTTGCATGATCCCGGTTTTAGTCGGGGCGATGTCAATATCTACGTTATACTCATCCAGTTTGCGCCTTTGTTTTACCAACTATTCCTACTAATTACCGGAGTTCATTTCAGCATGAAGCTGAATTGGAACCGAAGCGCGCTGGTGGTCTTGATTCCTGCTTTATTATTGAAGGTATTCTTACAAGTTCCGTTTTAG